The Agromyces sp. 3263 DNA segment ACAAGGGCTATCGCGTCTTCGTCGACCAGCTCACCGACGTGCGTCCGCTGAGCCAGGCGCAGCGCCAGGCCATCGAGACCTTCCTCGGCGAATCGAGCGACCTCGACGAGCTGCTCGCCCGCACGGTCCGGCTCATCGCCCAGCTGACGAAGCAGCTCGCCGTGGTGCAGTACCCCTCGTTCGGCAGCGCGCGCGTGCGCCATGTCGAGCTCGTCTCCCTCGCGCCCGACCGCGTGCTCTGCATCCTGATCGCCGACTCGGGGCAGGTGGAGCAGCGCCTCGTCGTGCTCGACGAGCCGGTCGACGACGAGACCCTCTCCGCGCTGCGGGTGCGACTCAACGACCTGGCCGACGGGCGGACGATGGCGGATGCCGCGGACGCCCTCTCCGGCGAGATCCCCGGCGCCGACGGCCGCCACGCCGCCGTCGTGCAGACGATCGCGGCGACCCTCGCCGAGCAGGCGCGCGCCCAGCGACACGACCGGCTCGTGGTGGCCGGGGCGGCCAACCTCGTGCGCACCGAGCAGGACTTCGCCGGGTCGATCCTCGGGGTCATCGAGGCGATCGAGGAGCAGGTCGTGCTGCTCCGGCTGTTCGGCGAGATGGCCGGTGACGAGCACGCCGTCGCCGTGCGCATCGGGCGCGAGAACGCCTCGTTCGGCCTCGGCGAGACCTCTGTCGTGTCGAGCGCGTTCGCCATCCCCGGCCGCGACGTCTCGCGCCTCGGCATCGTCGGCCCCACCCGCATGGACTACTCCAACAGCATGGCGGCTGTGCGAGCCGTCGCCCGCTACCTCTCCCGCACCCTCGGCGAGAGCTGATTCCCCGCTGCCGTCGCATCGACCGGCATCCGGCAATTCGAAAGGACACGCCCTCCGTGGCAGACCACTACGAGGTCCTCGGCG contains these protein-coding regions:
- the hrcA gene encoding heat-inducible transcriptional repressor HrcA, translated to MVSERSLAVLRAIVQDYVASREPVGSKTIVERHSFGVSAATIRNDMALLEEEELIAAPHTSSGRIPTDKGYRVFVDQLTDVRPLSQAQRQAIETFLGESSDLDELLARTVRLIAQLTKQLAVVQYPSFGSARVRHVELVSLAPDRVLCILIADSGQVEQRLVVLDEPVDDETLSALRVRLNDLADGRTMADAADALSGEIPGADGRHAAVVQTIAATLAEQARAQRHDRLVVAGAANLVRTEQDFAGSILGVIEAIEEQVVLLRLFGEMAGDEHAVAVRIGRENASFGLGETSVVSSAFAIPGRDVSRLGIVGPTRMDYSNSMAAVRAVARYLSRTLGES